The Streptomyces cadmiisoli genome has a segment encoding these proteins:
- a CDS encoding SpoIIE family protein phosphatase, translating into MTMTRLGAVTLGKQLSSSDISDTAIALLDEQGTVAGWTQTAERLVGHSAGDVVGRAAALVLPSFGTAATTSEFVERCQAENGWSGAETVRHRDGRVLDVGLRITRLRGHDGTTRWLASMTGTGPRTEDGTNGSAPGPLLTHAPIGVTVRDRQLRCTFVNDVAERHDGLPHTRRLGCRLTDVLTGSHAETVEAVMQQVLHNGATKVHEYRTYLPTSQGPEHQFAASFQCLQGADGSSLGVCVISADVTANRQARERLAVLSEASARLGSTLDMMQAGQELADLAVPLLADYVAVDLEQSVSFGEGPPVRVGATGRHLPAFRRAGLASINRGVPESPWVRGEPVDVPAASPFAAALRAGRSRLEPVLDTTPGTWVDNVPALAHRVRDNGMHSIMVVPIRARRALLGMALFVRTKDPAPFHEADLVLAEELVGRAAQALDNARQFAREHTAALALQRNLLPRRLRGGAAVEVASRYLPADVDHCVGGDWFDVIPLSGARVALVVGDVIGHGLHAAATMGRLRTAVHTLAAMELPPDELLAHLDDTVQRLAEEDCDVPEQTPAVSGATCLYAVYDPVTRRCTMASAGHPPPAMIDPQGRVAYLDVPTGAPLGVGLGDPFESVELELAEGTVLALYSDGLIETREQDIDEGMHRLGAALTQPGRSLDELCDMATRTLAEQEPCDDVTLLLVRTRSLDPSRVASWTLPGDQEAVRGARDLAARQLAEWGLEGLEDATKLIVSELVTNAVRHGTGAVGLRLLRHQVLTVEVSDSDAFAPRPRRAGSTDENGRGLLLVRKLSRRWGCRSAPDGKVVWAELELPRDSGPHPGSP; encoded by the coding sequence ATGACCATGACCCGCCTCGGCGCCGTGACGCTCGGCAAGCAGTTGAGTTCCTCCGACATATCCGACACGGCGATCGCGCTGCTCGACGAGCAGGGGACGGTGGCCGGGTGGACGCAGACCGCCGAACGGCTCGTCGGACACTCCGCCGGGGACGTCGTGGGCCGGGCCGCCGCGCTCGTGCTGCCGTCCTTCGGTACGGCCGCGACGACCTCGGAGTTCGTCGAGCGGTGCCAGGCGGAGAACGGCTGGTCGGGGGCGGAGACGGTGCGCCACCGGGACGGCCGTGTCCTCGACGTCGGCCTGCGGATCACCAGGCTGCGGGGCCACGACGGAACGACGCGATGGCTCGCGTCGATGACCGGCACGGGCCCGCGGACCGAGGACGGGACGAACGGATCCGCGCCGGGCCCCCTGCTCACCCACGCGCCCATCGGTGTCACCGTTCGGGACCGGCAGCTGCGCTGCACCTTCGTGAACGACGTCGCCGAGCGCCACGACGGACTGCCCCACACCCGACGGCTGGGATGCCGGCTCACCGACGTACTGACCGGTTCCCATGCCGAGACGGTCGAGGCGGTGATGCAGCAGGTCCTGCACAACGGGGCGACCAAGGTCCACGAGTACCGGACGTATCTGCCGACGAGCCAGGGCCCGGAGCACCAGTTCGCGGCGTCGTTCCAGTGTCTTCAGGGCGCCGACGGCAGTTCGCTGGGGGTGTGTGTCATCAGCGCCGACGTCACCGCGAACCGGCAGGCGCGGGAGCGTCTGGCCGTTCTCAGCGAGGCCAGTGCCCGGCTGGGCAGCACGCTGGACATGATGCAGGCGGGCCAGGAACTGGCCGATCTCGCCGTACCCCTGCTCGCCGACTACGTCGCCGTGGACCTGGAGCAGTCGGTCTCGTTCGGCGAGGGCCCCCCGGTCCGGGTCGGCGCGACGGGCCGGCACCTGCCCGCTTTCCGGCGGGCCGGCCTGGCCTCGATCAACCGAGGCGTGCCGGAATCCCCGTGGGTGCGCGGCGAGCCGGTCGACGTGCCCGCCGCCTCGCCGTTCGCCGCCGCCCTGCGCGCCGGGCGGTCCCGCCTGGAGCCGGTCCTGGACACCACGCCGGGCACCTGGGTGGACAACGTGCCGGCACTGGCGCACCGGGTCCGCGACAACGGGATGCACTCGATCATGGTGGTGCCGATCCGCGCCCGGCGTGCCCTGCTGGGCATGGCGCTGTTCGTCCGCACGAAGGATCCCGCGCCGTTCCACGAGGCCGATCTGGTGCTGGCCGAAGAGCTCGTCGGCCGGGCCGCGCAGGCGCTGGACAACGCCCGCCAGTTCGCCCGCGAGCACACCGCGGCCCTCGCGCTGCAACGCAATCTGCTGCCCCGCCGGTTGCGCGGCGGCGCCGCGGTCGAAGTGGCGTCCCGCTACCTGCCCGCGGACGTGGACCACTGTGTCGGCGGCGACTGGTTCGACGTGATCCCGCTGTCCGGCGCCCGGGTGGCGCTCGTCGTGGGCGACGTGATCGGTCACGGCCTGCACGCCGCCGCGACCATGGGCAGGCTCCGCACCGCCGTCCACACGCTCGCCGCGATGGAGCTGCCCCCCGACGAACTGCTGGCCCACCTCGACGACACGGTGCAGCGACTGGCCGAGGAGGACTGCGACGTCCCCGAGCAGACTCCCGCGGTGTCCGGCGCCACCTGCCTGTACGCCGTCTACGACCCCGTCACGCGCCGGTGCACCATGGCGTCGGCCGGGCATCCCCCGCCCGCGATGATCGACCCGCAGGGCCGGGTCGCGTACCTCGACGTCCCCACCGGAGCGCCCCTCGGTGTCGGTCTGGGGGACCCGTTCGAGTCCGTGGAGCTGGAACTGGCCGAGGGGACCGTGCTCGCCCTCTACAGCGACGGTCTGATCGAGACCCGCGAGCAGGACATCGACGAGGGAATGCACCGGCTGGGCGCCGCTCTCACGCAACCGGGCCGCTCCCTGGACGAACTCTGCGACATGGCGACGCGAACCCTCGCGGAGCAGGAGCCGTGCGACGACGTCACGCTCCTGCTGGTCCGGACCCGCTCCCTCGACCCGAGCCGGGTGGCGTCCTGGACACTGCCCGGTGACCAGGAGGCCGTCCGCGGCGCCCGCGACCTCGCGGCACGCCAACTGGCCGAGTGGGGGCTCGAAGGTCTCGAGGACGCCACGAAGCTCATCGTCAGCGAACTCGTCACCAACGCCGTCCGGCACGGCACCGGAGCGGTCGGGCTGCGGCTCCTGCGGCATCAGGTGCTCACCGTCGAGGTGTCCGACTCCGACGCGTTCGCCCCGCGTCCGCGTCGCGCGGGCAGCACGGACGAGAACGGCCGCGGCCTCCTCCTCGTACGCAAGCTGTCCCGCAGGTGGGGCTGCCGCTCGGCACCGGACGGCAAGGTCGTCTGGGCCGAACTGGAGCTCCCCCGCGACTCCGGCCCCCACCCGGGGAGCCCGTGA
- a CDS encoding cytochrome c biogenesis protein CcdA — MLTLILIGLVGGFVTAISPCVLPVLPVVFLSGGVSSTPGEPGPARRSRPYAVMAGLVVSFSLITLFGTLVLGALPLPKDIIRWVGLAVLLLLGAAMMFPAVQDLLERPFARVGQRQVGARSGFLLGLALGAVYVPCAGPVLAAITVAGATQRIGAETVALAVAFAVGTAIPLLFFALAGRRIAERVRAFRKRQRRVRFVAGLTFVVLAFGLTFNLTDVLQRSVPDYTARVNKAIAGADLGDVLGTGGNGELGRCASLASTELADCGPAPEVSGIQQWLNTPDGAPVTKMSLAGKVVLVDFWAYSCINCHRAIEHVNAWHEKYASQGLVVLGVHSPEYAFEHEPRNVRAGAERLGIKYPIALDNEFTTWDNFGNNAWPTEYLIDAQGRVRHVAVGEGNYADRESLIRQLLADARPGAQLPPATDVPDDTPTVRLTPEIGLGAGRTYALANGSLSEGTHRFTYPSQLVPGQFALDGTWDVGRESLTSGRNAGIKLNFFARDVHLNVGGSGTVTATVDGKTTTHTVSGAPNIYRLVTGNEPREGVVTVTLSPGLSAYSFTFG; from the coding sequence TTGCTCACGCTGATACTGATCGGACTGGTCGGCGGCTTCGTCACCGCGATCTCGCCGTGCGTCCTGCCCGTCCTGCCCGTGGTCTTCCTCTCCGGCGGTGTGTCCTCCACACCGGGGGAGCCGGGCCCGGCCCGCAGAAGCAGGCCCTACGCCGTGATGGCCGGACTCGTCGTCAGCTTCAGCCTGATCACGCTGTTCGGCACCCTCGTGCTCGGCGCGCTGCCGCTGCCCAAGGACATCATCCGCTGGGTCGGCCTCGCGGTGCTGCTCCTGCTCGGCGCGGCCATGATGTTCCCGGCGGTACAGGACCTGCTGGAACGGCCGTTCGCCCGGGTCGGACAGCGGCAGGTCGGCGCGCGCAGCGGGTTCCTGCTCGGACTCGCCCTCGGCGCGGTGTACGTACCGTGCGCGGGACCCGTCCTCGCCGCCATCACCGTCGCGGGCGCCACCCAGCGGATCGGCGCCGAAACGGTCGCCCTCGCCGTCGCCTTCGCGGTCGGTACGGCGATCCCGCTGCTGTTCTTCGCCCTCGCCGGGCGGCGCATCGCCGAACGCGTGCGCGCGTTCCGCAAGCGGCAGCGGCGCGTCAGGTTCGTCGCCGGACTCACCTTCGTCGTCCTCGCCTTCGGCCTCACCTTCAACCTCACCGACGTACTCCAGCGTTCCGTCCCCGACTACACCGCCCGCGTCAACAAGGCGATCGCCGGCGCCGACCTCGGCGACGTGCTCGGCACGGGCGGCAACGGGGAACTGGGCCGGTGCGCGTCGCTGGCCTCGACCGAACTGGCCGACTGCGGTCCGGCTCCCGAGGTGTCCGGGATCCAGCAGTGGCTGAACACTCCGGACGGCGCGCCCGTGACCAAGATGTCGCTGGCCGGCAAGGTCGTCCTGGTCGACTTCTGGGCGTACTCCTGCATCAACTGCCACCGCGCCATCGAGCACGTCAACGCCTGGCACGAGAAGTACGCGTCCCAGGGACTGGTCGTCCTCGGTGTGCACAGCCCCGAGTACGCGTTCGAGCACGAACCCCGCAACGTGCGGGCCGGCGCCGAACGCCTGGGCATCAAGTACCCGATCGCCCTCGACAACGAGTTCACCACCTGGGACAACTTCGGCAACAACGCCTGGCCCACCGAATACCTCATCGACGCCCAAGGACGCGTGCGGCACGTCGCCGTCGGCGAGGGCAACTACGCCGACCGCGAATCGCTCATCCGCCAACTGCTGGCCGACGCGCGCCCCGGCGCCCAACTGCCGCCCGCAACGGACGTACCCGACGACACCCCGACCGTCCGGCTGACCCCCGAGATCGGCCTCGGGGCGGGGCGCACCTACGCCCTCGCGAACGGAAGCCTGTCCGAAGGCACCCACCGCTTCACGTACCCGTCGCAGCTCGTGCCGGGCCAGTTCGCCCTGGACGGCACCTGGGACGTCGGACGCGAGTCACTGACCAGCGGCCGGAACGCCGGGATCAAGCTGAACTTCTTCGCCCGCGACGTCCACCTCAACGTCGGTGGCAGCGGCACCGTCACCGCGACCGTCGACGGGAAGACCACCACCCACACGGTCTCGGGCGCGCCCAACATCTACCGCCTGGTCACCGGCAACGAACCACGCGAGGGCGTCGTCACGGTGACCCTCTCACCGGGGCTGAGCGCCTACTCCTTCACCTTCGGCTGA
- a CDS encoding acyl-CoA dehydrogenase family protein, translating to MIAVPEPDLTERELIERAVAMRSTLLERQAETERLTVYPKETHEDFLRAGFYRTLQPRRYGGYEFDVSTFYRVVTEVTRGCPSTGWALSLSSAHVLQVASFFGEQAQDELFGDDGDFRAASTIAPIGMAVPDGDGHITLDGTWPYSSGSPYATHYLAQTFRAPANPGDRPGPPVLFVAPRSAWTLLDDWYGTLGLRGSGSNSLRFDKARVPDHHTLDGVLLALPVEGGTVGSQLHGQSMYAGCPGSFFQGEMAALLIGTAYAAADEYTRIISERRLVMDPTHTRADLHDYQRHLGEALAAINTADAAMRATAADWTRACADNVSGRAPFTTADDDRFSLVYLNAGRMAWDALQGILFRTAGSRHARNGERMQRYFRDAATMWTHVCSTMSEPLARRVGRARLGLPTEDIPLVS from the coding sequence GTGATCGCCGTCCCCGAACCGGACCTCACCGAGCGCGAACTGATCGAGAGGGCCGTGGCGATGCGGTCCACGCTGCTCGAACGGCAGGCGGAGACCGAGCGGTTGACCGTCTACCCGAAGGAGACCCACGAGGACTTCCTCCGGGCGGGCTTCTACCGGACGCTGCAACCGCGCAGGTACGGCGGCTACGAGTTCGACGTGTCGACCTTCTACCGCGTCGTCACCGAGGTCACGCGCGGCTGCCCGTCCACCGGCTGGGCCCTGTCCCTCTCCTCCGCCCACGTCCTCCAGGTCGCCTCGTTCTTCGGGGAGCAGGCCCAGGACGAACTCTTCGGCGACGACGGCGACTTCCGGGCCGCCAGCACCATCGCCCCCATCGGGATGGCCGTGCCCGACGGCGACGGACACATCACCCTCGACGGCACCTGGCCCTACTCCTCCGGCTCCCCGTACGCCACCCACTACCTCGCGCAGACGTTCCGGGCCCCCGCGAACCCGGGGGACCGGCCGGGACCGCCCGTCCTGTTCGTCGCGCCGCGCTCCGCCTGGACGCTCCTGGACGACTGGTACGGCACCCTCGGCCTGCGCGGCAGCGGCTCCAACAGCCTCCGCTTCGACAAGGCCCGCGTGCCCGACCACCACACCCTGGACGGGGTCCTGCTCGCCCTGCCCGTGGAGGGCGGCACGGTCGGCTCACAACTGCACGGCCAGTCGATGTACGCGGGGTGCCCGGGAAGCTTCTTCCAGGGTGAGATGGCCGCCCTGCTGATCGGCACCGCGTACGCCGCCGCCGACGAGTACACCCGGATCATCTCCGAGCGGCGCCTCGTCATGGACCCGACCCACACCCGCGCCGACCTGCACGACTACCAGCGCCACCTCGGCGAGGCCCTCGCCGCCATCAACACGGCCGACGCCGCGATGCGCGCCACCGCCGCCGACTGGACGCGGGCCTGCGCCGACAACGTGTCGGGCCGGGCCCCCTTCACCACCGCCGACGACGACCGGTTCTCGCTCGTCTACCTCAACGCCGGGCGCATGGCCTGGGACGCGCTGCAAGGCATCCTGTTCCGTACGGCGGGCTCCCGCCACGCGCGCAACGGCGAGCGCATGCAGCGCTACTTCCGGGACGCCGCGACGATGTGGACGCACGTCTGCTCCACGATGTCCGAGCCGCTGGCCCGCCGCGTCGGCCGCGCCCGCCTCGGCCTGCCGACGGAGGACATCCCACTGGTCTCGTGA
- a CDS encoding NAD(P)H-dependent flavin oxidoreductase yields MALSTELTRLLGVRHPIVLAPMGGSAGGALAAAVSRAGGLGLLGGGSGDRAWLERELPIVADGTDRPWGVGFLTWAVDAGALEQVLEFGPAAVMLSFGDPAPFVDRIRRSDAVLIVQVTDLEEARRAVEAGADVIVAQGTESGGHGARRGRSTLPFVPLVVDLAGPVPVLAAGGIADGRGVAAALALGAAGAVIGTRFQATTEALVDPSVGKALVDGRGQDTERSSVLDIVRGASWPIEKYTARTLGHPHLDRWRGREAELAGDPRARQDYQDDVARGVIPPLPVWAGEGVDLITDLPSAADLVTTLAAQAEDALTWAGRLRPDNRP; encoded by the coding sequence ATGGCCTTGTCGACGGAGTTGACGCGGTTGTTGGGAGTGCGGCACCCGATCGTGCTGGCGCCGATGGGCGGTTCGGCCGGGGGTGCGCTGGCCGCCGCCGTGTCCCGGGCGGGCGGTCTCGGTCTGCTGGGCGGTGGTTCCGGGGACCGGGCGTGGCTGGAGCGGGAGTTGCCGATCGTCGCGGACGGCACCGACCGGCCCTGGGGTGTGGGCTTTCTGACCTGGGCGGTCGATGCCGGTGCGCTGGAGCAGGTGCTGGAGTTCGGTCCGGCGGCGGTGATGCTGTCCTTCGGTGACCCGGCCCCGTTCGTCGACCGGATCCGGCGGTCGGACGCGGTTCTGATCGTTCAGGTGACCGATCTCGAGGAGGCCCGGCGAGCGGTGGAGGCGGGCGCCGACGTCATCGTTGCGCAGGGGACGGAAAGCGGCGGTCACGGCGCCCGTCGTGGGCGGTCCACGCTTCCGTTCGTGCCGCTCGTCGTGGACCTCGCGGGACCCGTACCGGTCCTGGCCGCCGGTGGGATCGCCGATGGCCGCGGCGTCGCCGCGGCCCTGGCCCTGGGCGCCGCGGGAGCTGTCATCGGCACCCGGTTCCAGGCCACGACCGAGGCCCTGGTCGACCCGTCCGTCGGCAAGGCCCTTGTCGACGGACGCGGCCAGGACACCGAACGCAGCAGTGTGCTGGACATCGTCCGCGGCGCGAGCTGGCCGATCGAGAAGTACACGGCCCGTACGCTCGGCCATCCCCATCTGGACCGGTGGCGCGGCCGGGAGGCTGAGCTGGCCGGCGACCCCCGGGCTCGTCAGGACTATCAGGACGATGTGGCACGAGGGGTGATTCCGCCCCTGCCCGTCTGGGCGGGTGAGGGCGTCGACCTCATCACCGATCTGCCGTCCGCGGCGGACCTGGTCACCACACTCGCGGCTCAGGCCGAGGACGCGCTGACCTGGGCCGGACGGCTCCGGCCGGACAATCGACCGTGA
- a CDS encoding ABC transporter permease produces the protein MSSASHALRDSSTMLRRNLLHARRYPSLTLNLLLTPIVLLLLFVYVFGDVMSAGIGGGGADRSEYVAYLVPGILLMTIGSTLVGAAVSVSNDMTEGITARFRTMAIHRGSVLIGHVTGSVLQAVSSVVLVGAVAVAVGFRSTDATVLEWLAAFGLLALFALAFTWIAVGMGMVSPNAEAASNNALPLVFLPLISSAFVPVDAMPGWFQPIAEYQPFTPAIETLRGLLLGTEIGHNGWLAVAWCLGLAALGYFWSKSLFDRDPQ, from the coding sequence ATGAGCTCCGCCTCCCACGCTCTGCGCGACTCCTCCACCATGTTGCGGCGCAACCTGCTGCACGCGCGCCGCTACCCGTCGCTGACCCTGAACCTCCTGCTCACGCCGATCGTCCTGCTGCTGCTCTTCGTGTACGTCTTCGGAGACGTGATGAGCGCGGGCATCGGGGGCGGCGGCGCCGACCGGTCCGAGTACGTCGCGTATCTCGTCCCCGGCATCCTGCTGATGACCATCGGCAGCACCCTCGTCGGTGCCGCGGTGTCCGTCTCCAACGACATGACCGAGGGCATCACCGCCCGGTTCCGCACCATGGCGATCCACCGCGGCTCCGTACTCATCGGGCATGTCACCGGCAGCGTGCTGCAAGCGGTCAGCAGTGTCGTCCTCGTCGGCGCCGTCGCCGTCGCCGTCGGATTCCGCTCCACGGACGCCACCGTCCTGGAATGGCTCGCCGCGTTCGGGCTGCTCGCCCTGTTCGCGCTGGCCTTCACCTGGATCGCCGTCGGGATGGGCATGGTCAGCCCGAACGCCGAAGCAGCCAGCAACAACGCGCTGCCCCTGGTGTTCCTGCCCCTGATCTCCAGCGCCTTCGTCCCCGTCGACGCGATGCCGGGCTGGTTCCAGCCGATCGCCGAGTACCAGCCGTTCACCCCGGCCATCGAGACCCTGCGCGGACTGCTGCTCGGCACCGAGATCGGCCACAACGGGTGGCTGGCCGTCGCATGGTGCCTGGGGCTGGCCGCACTCGGCTACTTCTGGTCCAAGTCGCTGTTCGACCGCGACCCGCAGTAG
- a CDS encoding ATP-binding cassette domain-containing protein, whose product MPSSVMPTSSRKGTHSSPAAVTTVGLRKSYGDKTVLDGIDLRIPAGSVFALLGPNGAGKTTVVKILSTLITADGGQAQVAGHDVGASPDKVRAAIGVTGQFSAVDGLITGEENMLLMADLHHLPKAEGRRVTAELLERFDLTDAAKKPAHTYSGGMKRRLDIAMTLVGNPRIIFLDEPTTGLDPRSRHTMWGIIRELVSDGVTVFLTTQYLEEADELADRIAVLSNGRIAAEGTADELKRQIPGGHIRLRFSDPAVYRAAADTLHETTRDDDALALRIPSDGGQRELRSLLDWLDSAGIEADELTVHTPDLNDVFFALTGSTVPNQANEPNQPHEPSRPNNFKETAR is encoded by the coding sequence ATGCCTTCTTCTGTCATGCCCACGTCCAGTCGGAAGGGCACTCACTCCTCGCCGGCCGCCGTCACCACCGTCGGCCTGCGCAAGTCCTACGGCGACAAGACCGTCCTCGACGGCATCGACCTGCGTATCCCCGCCGGGTCCGTGTTCGCCCTGCTCGGACCGAACGGCGCCGGCAAGACCACCGTCGTGAAGATCCTCTCCACGCTCATCACCGCCGACGGCGGACAGGCCCAGGTCGCCGGCCACGACGTCGGCGCATCACCGGACAAGGTGCGCGCCGCGATCGGTGTGACCGGGCAGTTCTCCGCCGTGGACGGGCTGATCACCGGCGAGGAGAACATGCTCCTCATGGCGGACCTGCACCACCTGCCGAAGGCGGAGGGGCGGCGCGTCACCGCCGAACTGCTGGAGCGCTTCGACCTCACCGACGCCGCGAAGAAGCCCGCCCACACCTACTCCGGCGGCATGAAGCGCCGCCTGGACATCGCCATGACCCTGGTCGGCAACCCGCGGATCATCTTCCTCGACGAGCCGACCACCGGCCTCGACCCCCGCTCCCGCCACACCATGTGGGGGATCATCCGCGAGCTGGTCTCCGACGGCGTGACGGTCTTCCTCACCACCCAGTACCTGGAGGAAGCCGACGAACTCGCCGACCGCATCGCGGTGCTCAGCAACGGCCGGATCGCCGCCGAAGGCACCGCCGACGAGCTGAAGCGGCAGATCCCGGGCGGGCACATCAGGCTCCGGTTCTCCGACCCCGCCGTGTACCGGGCCGCTGCCGACACCCTGCACGAGACGACCCGGGACGACGACGCCCTGGCCCTGCGGATCCCGAGCGACGGCGGCCAGCGGGAGCTGCGCTCCCTCCTCGACTGGCTGGACTCCGCCGGCATCGAGGCCGACGAACTCACGGTCCACACCCCCGACCTCAACGACGTCTTCTTCGCTCTGACCGGCTCCACCGTGCCGAACCAGGCGAACGAACCGAACCAGCCCCACGAGCCCAGCCGGCCGAACAACTTCAAGGAGACTGCCCGATGA
- a CDS encoding DUF4097 family beta strand repeat-containing protein has translation MPTFDTPAPISATANVEAGSIQFTAGDRPDTVVEVRPRDPKKDLDVRTADQTEVTYGSGVLTVRTPKPNLFGLGRTGTVDVTVELPTGSSVDMTGAWVQVLGEGRLGEVGVKISSGDVRLDTTGPLKLTAAHGSITVDRVEGSAEITSSSGSLRVGFVDGPAVLKNSHGTTTVDAATGELRVRGANGDIDIRRAEDSVTAKTAQGTLRVGEVARGTVQLETAYGAIQVGVREGTAAWLDVSASSGQVRNTLDVSDAPETTEGTVKIHARTRYGNIDIRRARP, from the coding sequence ATGCCTACTTTCGACACTCCCGCCCCGATCTCGGCCACGGCGAACGTGGAGGCCGGATCCATCCAGTTCACCGCGGGCGACCGCCCCGACACCGTCGTCGAGGTGCGGCCCCGCGACCCGAAGAAGGACCTGGACGTGCGGACGGCCGACCAGACAGAGGTCACGTACGGAAGCGGCGTACTGACCGTCAGGACGCCCAAGCCCAATCTCTTCGGGCTCGGCCGTACCGGCACCGTCGATGTGACGGTCGAACTGCCCACGGGATCGAGCGTCGACATGACCGGTGCCTGGGTCCAGGTGCTCGGCGAGGGCCGTCTCGGCGAGGTCGGTGTGAAGATCTCGTCCGGCGACGTCCGCCTCGACACGACCGGCCCGCTGAAGCTCACCGCGGCGCACGGCTCGATCACCGTCGACCGCGTCGAAGGCTCGGCCGAGATCACCAGCAGCTCCGGCAGTCTGCGCGTCGGCTTCGTCGACGGCCCCGCCGTACTGAAGAACTCGCACGGCACCACCACCGTCGACGCCGCGACCGGCGAGCTGCGGGTGCGCGGCGCCAACGGCGACATCGACATCCGCCGCGCCGAGGACTCGGTCACCGCCAAGACCGCCCAGGGCACCCTGCGTGTCGGTGAAGTCGCCCGCGGCACCGTTCAGTTGGAGACGGCGTACGGGGCCATCCAGGTCGGCGTCCGCGAGGGCACGGCCGCCTGGCTCGACGTCAGCGCGAGCTCCGGCCAGGTCCGCAACACACTCGACGTGTCCGACGCCCCTGAGACGACCGAGGGTACCGTCAAGATCCACGCCCGTACCCGCTACGGCAACATCGACATCCGCCGCGCCAGGCCCTGA
- a CDS encoding toxin-antitoxin system HicB family antitoxin, with amino-acid sequence MDLTPYVDTLRRELAVAAEAGGDEARELAERLTAPLESATRLTMLNVLSAAMDEITRELAPGSVDVRLRGLDPDFVVTPPPADTGTLAEPAAPVEPFTAPAPADGDEGGTARVNLRLPAHLKARAEEAAAREGLSVNAWLVRAVSAAVDGGARPRPAEKTRSVGQSFTGWVR; translated from the coding sequence ATGGACCTCACCCCGTATGTCGACACTCTCCGCCGCGAACTCGCGGTGGCCGCCGAGGCCGGCGGCGACGAAGCGCGCGAGCTCGCGGAGAGGCTCACCGCTCCCTTGGAGTCGGCGACCCGGCTGACCATGCTCAACGTGCTCTCCGCCGCGATGGACGAGATCACCCGCGAACTCGCCCCCGGCTCGGTCGACGTACGGCTGCGGGGCCTCGACCCCGACTTCGTGGTGACACCGCCGCCCGCCGACACCGGCACCCTCGCGGAACCGGCCGCCCCCGTCGAGCCGTTCACCGCCCCGGCGCCGGCCGACGGTGACGAGGGTGGCACCGCCCGCGTCAATCTGCGGCTGCCGGCCCACCTCAAGGCCCGCGCCGAGGAGGCCGCGGCCCGCGAGGGCCTGTCGGTCAACGCGTGGCTGGTGCGCGCCGTGTCGGCCGCGGTCGACGGCGGTGCCCGGCCGCGGCCGGCGGAGAAGACCCGGTCCGTCGGGCAGAGCTTCACGGGCTGGGTGCGCTGA
- a CDS encoding DUF6204 family protein, whose translation MSTRTFRITVRGVFDGLGAEQRAELLARAAEHDILRAAFTPEGHLSYDVAARPAFTFRFVDSGEEEEDILEASERAEEAAKAWLTERGYGYKNLRSQAEDLSQAPLGKRQRRAAARKTA comes from the coding sequence ATGAGTACTCGTACCTTCCGCATCACGGTCCGCGGCGTCTTCGACGGACTCGGCGCCGAGCAGCGGGCCGAACTCCTGGCCCGCGCCGCGGAGCACGACATCCTGCGCGCGGCCTTCACGCCCGAGGGGCATCTCAGCTACGACGTGGCGGCGCGCCCCGCCTTCACCTTCCGATTCGTGGATTCCGGGGAGGAAGAGGAGGACATCCTGGAGGCGTCCGAACGTGCCGAGGAGGCGGCGAAGGCTTGGCTGACCGAACGGGGCTACGGCTACAAGAACCTCAGGTCCCAGGCCGAGGACCTCTCCCAGGCCCCCCTGGGCAAACGGCAGCGCCGCGCCGCGGCCCGGAAGACCGCCTGA